A stretch of Miscanthus floridulus cultivar M001 chromosome 13, ASM1932011v1, whole genome shotgun sequence DNA encodes these proteins:
- the LOC136499613 gene encoding germin-like protein 8-5 has translation MAPTTYFLLVSFLALVTSQAIASDPSSLQDLYVADIHSAVKVSGFVSKDPMAVNAANFFKAANLDKPRDTMKSKVGSNVMLPGLNTLGISLARIDYTPLGQNSPHTHPRATEILTVLEGALYVGFVTSNIDNGNKLFAKVLNKGDMFVFPQGLIHYQCNLIPDKTVVAIAALRSQNPRAITIANAVFGSKPPILGDVLAKVFLVQKGTIDWLQAQFRENNHY, from the exons ATGGCTCCCACCACCTACTTTCTCCTCGTTTCTTTTCTAGCATTGGTCACTTCCCAGGCCATTGCTTCTGACCCTAGCTCGCTCCAGGACTTGTATGTAGCTGACATACATTC TGCAGTGAAGGTGAGTGGATTTGTTAGCAAGGACCCCATGGCCGTGAACGCAGCTAACTTTTTCAAGGCAGCAAACCTTGACAAGCCTAGGGACACCATGAAAAGCAAGGTCGGATCCAATGTCATGCTACCTGGACTCAACACCCTCGGCATCTCGTTGGCTCGCATCGACTACACACCATTAGGTCAAAATTCGCCACACACCCACCCCCGTGCCACAGAGATTCTCACAGTGCTTGAGGGTGCACTCTATGTTGGATTTGTCACCTCTAACATAGACAATGGTAACAAGCTATTCGCCAAGGTTCTCAATAAGGGTGACATGTTTGTATTCCCCCAAGGGCTCATACACTACCAATGCAACCTGATCCCTGACAAGACAGTTGTCGCAATCGCTGCACTACGCAGCCAGAACCCTAGGGCTATTACTATTGCCAACGCAGTCTTTGGATCAAAACCACCAATCTTAGGTGATGTCTTGGCCAAGGTTTTCCTAGTGCAAAAGGGAACAATTGATTGGCTCCAAGCTCAATTCAGGGAGAACAACCACTACTAA
- the LOC136501036 gene encoding germin-like protein 8-11: MAPSTYFLLASLLALATSQAIASDPSPLQDFCVADIHSPVKVNGFVCKDPMAVNADDFFKAANLDKPRDTMKSKVGSNVTLINVIQLPGLNTLGISLARIDYAPLGQNPPHTHPRATEILTVLEGTLYVGFVTSNTDNGNKLFAKVLNKGDVFVFPQGLIHFQFNPVHDKPAVAIAALSSQNPGAITIANAVFGSKPPISDDVLAKAFQVQKGTIDWLQAQFWENNHY; this comes from the exons ATGGCTCCCTCCACCTACTTTCTCCTGGCTTCGCTTCTAGCATTGGCCACTTCTCAGGCCATTGCTTCAGACCCTAGCCCGCTCCAGGACTTCTGTGTTGCCGACATACACTCTCCAG TGAAGGTGAATGGATTTGTTTGCAAGGACCCCATGGCCGTGAACGCAGATGACTTTTTCAAGGCAGCAAACCTTGACAAGCCTAGGGACACAATGAAAAGCAAGGTCGGATCCAATGTCACTTTGATCAATGTCATACAGTTGCCTGGACTCAACACCCTAGGCATCTCATTGGCTCGCATTGACTACGCACCATTAGGTCAAAATCCACCACACACCCACCCACGTGCCACAGAGATTCTCACCGTGCTTGAGGGTACACTCTATGTTGGATTTGTCACCTCCAACACAGACAATGGTAACAAGCTATTCGCCAAGGTTCTCAACAAGGGTGACGTGTTTGTATTCCCCCAAGGGCTCATCCACTTCCAATTCAATCCGGTCCATGACAAGCCAGCTGTCGCGATCGCTGCACTAAGCAGCCAGAACCCTGGGGCTATTACTATTGCCAACGCAGTCTTTGGATCAAAGCCACCGATCTCAGATGATGTCTTGGCCAAGGCTTTCCAGGTGCAAAAGGGAACAATTGATTGGCTCCAAGCTCAATTCTGGGAGAACAACCACTACTAA